CGGTTTCCAAGGCTGTGGGCGTATTGGCAGCGGCCATTAAAACCTCTATGCGGTTACACGTGGAAATAACCAGGACCTCGCTGATTGCCGGCGATGCTTTAAATTTATCGAGGGCCGCAAGGGTTTCTTCATGTGAGAAAGCAAGGCATTCCCTGAGTTCCACCAGTGCTGTTTTGTGATTCATGCCCAATAAAACAATATCATCCATGGCGCTTTACCACCGGGTAAATTCTCCGTGATGCCCCTTTAACAAAAAGTTGACACCCAAAAACGTAAAGATAACGACCGCAAAACCAATGACCGCCATAATTGCCGCTTTCCGTCCGCGCCATCCAACGGTAAGTCGCTGGTGCAGCAAGGCGGCATATAAAAGCCAGGTGATGCCGGACCACACCTCTTTGGGATCCCAGCTCCAGAACCGGCCCCAAACCGATTTGGCATACACGAAACCGGCAATAAGACCTAAAGAGAGCATGAAAAAACCTGCAATGATGCATCCGTATCCTGTGGAGTCAAGCAGTTCCAGGGACGGCAGGCGCCTGTAAAAAAAACCATGATGTTTGCTCTTTATGGCGTTTTCCTGGACAAGATACAAAAGACCCACTCCGCAGGCCAGGGCAAAGGCGGCCTCACCGATGAAAATGGTAATAACATGCACGATCAGCCATAAGCTGTTATAAATATTTTTAACCTGACCCGGTTCTTTGGGCAGCCAGGATGCAATTACCATGACAAGCGTGATCAGCGGAGCAGCATATATTCCCAGAACCTTAAGCTTGAACTTGTATTGAAAGATCACAAAAACACCGGCAAGGGCCCATGCGGCAACCGAGAGCGTCTCAAAAAGGTTTGTAACCGGGATATGTCCGGATTGAACAAACCCGTAAGCAATCAGGATCGTATGAAACATAAAACCGACGGCGAGCAGATAGTAGCCGGTTTGCTGAAAATGATTTTTCTGCAAGAACAGATAGGCAATGTACCCGGCCGTGGCAAGGATGTAAAAACCAATTGTAATCAGAATAAGAATTCCCACGGAAAACACCCTTTGCGCGCGTTTTTCTAAGGGTTGACCGGCTTGCGAAAAGCTTAAATGTAAAGCTTTTTTGCCGGACGATGATGCTTCACTCGTTCATTAACGCTTCCAACTCATACCCCCGGCCAAGAATTTCAAGCAGCAAGGCATTGATATCTTCGTGCTTGCGATCTTTAATCAGCGCCAAAAGATTTCTGTCTATCAGCTCTTCAAAAAGAGGCTTGTGGACCTCCGGCTGGTGATCCCGGCTTAACAGTTTTTTGCGGACAGCGCCCATTAACTTTAGAAAATCAGCATATTCATTTCCGAAGACCGTTTCAAGGTCCTTGCGAAGCTTCTTTGCAAACGCGGGGCTCTGGCCTGAAGTAGAGATTGCAATGATCAAATCCCCGCGATTTACAATCGAAGGGAGAATAAAATTACAATTCTCAGGGCGATCGGCGATGTTGCAAAGCAACCCAAGGCGTTCCGCCGCTGCATGGATTTGCCGGTTTAAGGCTTCGTTGTCGGTGGCGCCGAAAACAAGGAACATCCCTTCCAGATCAGAAGCTT
This Candidatus Desulfatibia profunda DNA region includes the following protein-coding sequences:
- a CDS encoding glutamyl-tRNA reductase, whose product is MDDIVLLGMNHKTALVELRECLAFSHEETLAALDKFKASPAISEVLVISTCNRIEVLMAAANTPTALET
- the ccsB gene encoding c-type cytochrome biogenesis protein CcsB encodes the protein MFSVGILILITIGFYILATAGYIAYLFLQKNHFQQTGYYLLAVGFMFHTILIAYGFVQSGHIPVTNLFETLSVAAWALAGVFVIFQYKFKLKVLGIYAAPLITLVMVIASWLPKEPGQVKNIYNSLWLIVHVITIFIGEAAFALACGVGLLYLVQENAIKSKHHGFFYRRLPSLELLDSTGYGCIIAGFFMLSLGLIAGFVYAKSVWGRFWSWDPKEVWSGITWLLYAALLHQRLTVGWRGRKAAIMAVIGFAVVIFTFLGVNFLLKGHHGEFTRW
- a CDS encoding bifunctional precorrin-2 dehydrogenase/sirohydrochlorin ferrochelatase, with amino-acid sequence MRYYPVYLDIRKRKCLVVGGGSVGTRKVMTLLSCGADVTVVSTVISATLQKLADSGSILLKKRPFQASDLEGMFLVFGATDNEALNRQIHAAAERLGLLCNIADRPENCNFILPSIVNRGDLIIAISTSGQSPAFAKKLRKDLETVFGNEYADFLKLMGAVRKKLLSRDHQPEVHKPLFEELIDRNLLALIKDRKHEDINALLLEILGRGYELEALMNE